A genomic region of Mesorhizobium sp. NZP2077 contains the following coding sequences:
- a CDS encoding peroxiredoxin — MADLDVGDLAPQFDLPRDGGGSLSLSSSSGKPVVLYFYPQDDTTSCTQEAISFSQLKPEFEKAGAVVIGLSPDNVKKHDKFKSKYSLTIDLAADEERKVIEAYHLWVEKSMYGRKYMGVERATFLIGRDGRIARIWRKVRVKGHAEEVLEAVRAL; from the coding sequence ATGGCTGACCTCGACGTGGGCGATCTCGCACCGCAGTTCGACCTGCCCCGGGATGGGGGTGGGTCTCTAAGCCTTTCGTCCTCGTCCGGCAAACCCGTCGTCCTCTACTTCTATCCGCAGGACGACACGACGAGCTGTACGCAAGAGGCAATCAGCTTTTCACAGCTGAAACCCGAATTCGAGAAGGCCGGCGCCGTCGTGATCGGTCTGTCACCCGACAACGTCAAGAAGCACGACAAGTTCAAATCGAAATACAGCCTCACCATCGACCTCGCCGCCGACGAGGAGCGCAAGGTGATCGAGGCCTACCATCTGTGGGTCGAGAAATCGATGTATGGCCGCAAATACATGGGCGTCGAGCGGGCGACATTCCTGATCGGCCGTGACGGGCGGATCGCCAGGATTTGGCGCAAGGTCCGGGTCAAGGGCCATGCGGAAGAGGTCCTGGAGGCCGTTCGCGCGCTTTAA